CACGTCGTCGGATACGCGGGCGGCCGTGGGACGGCCGCGGGCGTTCGCGAGCGCACTGGCGGGCCGGGCCTGCCCGATCATCGCGTGACCTTCATCGTCCATAGGTTGCACTGGAGCCCGTTGCCGCCATCGTTGACCACCATGCCTCGTGGTTGTCTACCCCCATCGGTACCGAGAGTATCGAGAAATGTGCCCTGAGGTGCGGTGTGCTTCGCCGCCCGACGGGATCAGACGATCTCGATCGAGGTCAGCGGCCTGACCCGAACGGGTTCACCAGTTACCAGTTGCGGAGGATTGGCCTCATTGGCCCCTTCCGCCGGTCCGTCACGGCGTGATGAGGTAGACGATCCCGCCGGGTCCGCCGGCCACCGAGCCGTCCGCGGTGTGCCGTTTGGTGCGCTGCCAGATGTTTTCGAATTGGGCACGCGGGTAGACCGTCCGCACGTTCGCGTTGCTGTTCGCGGCCGGGTCGTTGGCGATGACGTCACCGTCCTCGGTGAACCCGACGACGACCATGATGTGGCCGGCCGTGCCGTAACCCGCGCCGTCCAGCTCGTCGGCGCGGAACGACTGTGACGTGATGACCGGGATCCCGCGGGCGATGTAGTCCTCCAGCTCGGTCAGCGAGTGCAGGCGCGTGACGTGCCCGCGCAGGCCGAAGGTCGCCGCGTAGGCGGTGTTGAACGGCCAGTTCCCGGTGCCCGCGTAGGCGAGGTCGTAGGTCTGGCGGGCCGCGTAGTCGACGGTGCGGTCGGCGTACTCCGCGGGGATCCAGGTCATGTCCTCCGGTCGCGGGCGGCGACCCCAGTACTCGACCACCATTTCGGTGGACGTCGGGCTGCACCAGTTCTCCCCGCCGCCGCCGTACTCCGGAAACTGTCCTTTGTGGATGTTCTGAGCGTAGGCGGGGACCGCGAGTTCGATGCCGGAGGCCCGGCCGGGCGGCGAGGTCGGCACCTCGAAGCGGTCCGGCACGTTCGACGTCATCGCGCCCACCGCGCTGATCGCCGGCATCGCCCGGGTGCCCGGCGCGTGGTAGAGCGAGACCCGCAGCCGGTACGCGCGCAGCAGCTCGCCGGGCTTCATCACCAGCGTGTCCACCGAGACCTGCGCGTGCGCGTCGTCCTGACCGTCGACGCTGGTGCGCCGGATGTCGCTGTCACCGGCGGCCCACCGGCCCATCACGTACCACGCGGTTTCGGCGCCCGCTGTGGTCCGGCCCTGGGTCTCCACCTCGATCCAGGTGCCCGGCGGGGTGTGCGCGTTCCAGGACGCGATCAGTTCGGTGGCGTCGAAGCCGGGCGCGTGGAACGGCGAGGTCCACTGCGACCGCTCGTAGTCGCGTCCCTGGTAGGACTGCACCCCGGCGGGTTCGAACGGGCCGGGGCGGGTCCATTCGTGGTAGTCGATCGCCTCGTCGCCGGCGCGGCCGGAAGCGGCGGCGGGTTGCACGGACACCGTCGCCATCATCGCGGCGGCGAGCACGGCGAGCAGAGCGCGGGTCATCCGGGAATTCTCCCCCGGTGCGCCGGTGGTGTAAACCACTGACCGGGCGAGCGGGTCAGAGCACCGCCTGGGACTGGGTCACCTTCGCGACCAGCTTGCCGGCGTCGTCGTGCAGTTCGGTCTCCACCACGATCACCTTCCGGCCC
The sequence above is a segment of the Amycolatopsis viridis genome. Coding sequences within it:
- a CDS encoding peptidase C39 family protein, with the protein product MTRALLAVLAAAMMATVSVQPAAASGRAGDEAIDYHEWTRPGPFEPAGVQSYQGRDYERSQWTSPFHAPGFDATELIASWNAHTPPGTWIEVETQGRTTAGAETAWYVMGRWAAGDSDIRRTSVDGQDDAHAQVSVDTLVMKPGELLRAYRLRVSLYHAPGTRAMPAISAVGAMTSNVPDRFEVPTSPPGRASGIELAVPAYAQNIHKGQFPEYGGGGENWCSPTSTEMVVEYWGRRPRPEDMTWIPAEYADRTVDYAARQTYDLAYAGTGNWPFNTAYAATFGLRGHVTRLHSLTELEDYIARGIPVITSQSFRADELDGAGYGTAGHIMVVVGFTEDGDVIANDPAANSNANVRTVYPRAQFENIWQRTKRHTADGSVAGGPGGIVYLITP